The Methanobacterium alcaliphilum genome segment TGTATTTCTAGCAGCAAATAAAGTAGGAAGCCTCGGAAAAGTCATTGGAGTAGATATGACACCCGAAATGATTGAAACAGCTAATGAGAATGCTGAAAAAGGAAATTACGAAAACGTTGAGTTTCGATTAGGGGAAATTGAAAATCTACCCATTTCAGACAATTCCATTGATCTTATCATCAGTAACTGTGTTATTAACCTCACTCCAGACAAATCAGTAGCATATGGTGAAGTTTACCGAGTTTTAAAACCAAACGGTAGAATATTAGTTTCGGATCTGGTTACTGAAGGAGATATTCCCGAAGAAATTAAGAAAAATTTCCAAGCATGGTCCAGTTGTATTTCAGGAGCTATGGAAAAAGAAGAATATTTGGATACTATTAAAGAAGCGGGTTTTAAAGATTTAAAAATAATAAAACAAAATTTTTTTACTGAAGCCGGAATGGATGAAAGGCTGATTGGTAAAATAACCAGTATTCAACTTAAAGCTACTAAATAATTTATTAAGAGGCAATTAAATGAAAGAAAGCAGTCGTGGGTGTGAATGTGAAATCACGGATGAGATAAATCTAGAAAATAAAAGATGTAGTTGTGAGGTTGAAGAATCCTTTGAAAAAGAAGAAAAGAGTGTAGGCTCTGAATGTAAAAGCACAAAAGGCACATTTACCTCAAAAAGTACAGAATGTGAATGTAAAGAACCATCAGAAGAGGATAGTTGTGGATGTGGAAATATATCATATCCGGATAAATCACTAATAAAAAATCCAACCCACCCCCAATATATAACAGATGAAAAATTCATTAAAAAATTTGAAGATTACGCTAAATCAATAGGTATTGAAAACATTGGTTATTCCCAAATTGATGCGGAATTGCTTATTCAAGATAAATTTATCCAATACACCAATGTTATCGTATTGACTATGGAGATGGATGAAAAAATAATAAAAACTCTTCCTGGAAAAGAAGCACAAAAACTAAATAATGAAGCATATGCTAAGTTAGGTGATTTATCATATGTCCTTTCTGACTATCTTCGTGAAAACGGTTTTGCAACTGAGGTATCTCATCCTTATGAAGGCGTTATAAACTTCTCAGCGCTTGCAGAAAAAGCAGGATTGGGGCATATAGGGAAAAGTGGTCTTTTGATAACGCCAGATCTCGGCCCCCGGCAGAAAATCTCCGCCATATTTGTTAGTATAGCCAATTTACCTAAAAAAGGTCCTGATCATTCCTGGATAAAAGATTACTGTGAACGATGCAACAACTGCATTAAAGCCTGTAGTGAAAAAGCATTACATGAAACAGAAGGATGTTGCGGCAATAAAAAAGTTGAGTTGATAAAAAATCGATGCATTGGTTGTAGTCATGGATGTACTTTCTGTATAGAAGAATGTCCCTTTTATACCAAAGGATATGTGCACCTAAAAAGAAAATTTGACAAGATTAATGCTAAACTAAAGCAGAAGGAATGCTGTAGTTCTTAAGTGATTTGATGGTTAAAAAAGAAAATGAAAAGATAAGAATGAAAAACACCCACAGTAGAGGGGGCATTTCCTGTAAGTGGGGGATAAATATTCAAAGAGAATCTCATCTTAAAGAGGCAATATGTGAAAAATGTGATAAGGTATTCAAAACCGATAAAGACGAATATATCTGCCCTGATTGTCAAAAATAAAGTTAAGGTGATTTAGTGAAAACATGCCAGAGTACAGGAGAAGATAAACCCTGTGATGATCAATTAAAAAATCTAAAAAAAATATTAGAAGGACTGCCTGATCAAGAGAAATTAGAAAATCAATCCAATGTATTTAAAGCAATTTCCGATCCAACTAGGTTGAAAATATTATACTTACTTCAAGAAGGAGAACTATGTGTCTGTGAAATAAATACTGCTCTTGAAAAACCACAGTCCACAATTTCTCATCATTTAACTGTGCTTAAAAGTTCAGGGTTTATTAAAGGTCGTAAAGAAGGAGTATGGATACATTACAAATTATCCAATCCATCTATCATTGAATTAATAAAAAAAGTAATGGAAGTGAGGATTGTTAAAAATGAAATCTGAAAAAATTGCACTTTGTCCTTGTAATGGAATGAGCCCTTATGGATTAGTTGCCAGAGCATCATGCTCCGATAGTGTAGAAGAGTCATCCAATTTAATATCAATATGCATTACTGCTACCTCTGCAGATAAAGCAGGTTTTAGGAGTATGATTAAAAAATACCCTATAATTGCAGTTAATGGATGTAATCACTCTTGCGTCGATAAGATACTTGAGAGTAAAGGGGTTAATGTAATTAAGAGTATGAATGTTATGGAACCCCTGCAAGAAAACGATTTAGAACCTGGTGGAGTGGCCAGATTAGGGAAATCTGGAGAGGAATGTGTAGTTGAAATTAAGAAAAAAATTAAAGATTTGGTTGATTAAAAACTCATTCCAGTGGTCAAATGAGATCTTATAAAAATAAAGTACTTTTTATTTGTGAAAACAATTCTTGCAGATCCCAATTAGCTGAATCTCTCCTTAGAGAAATTTATGGTGACTATTACGAAGTTTACAGCGCAGGTTCTGATCCAAAAGAAATTAATCCAATTACAATTGAAGTTTTAAGTGGAATTGGTATTGATATAAGTGAAAAAAAGTCAAAAAGCTTGAATGATTTTAAGGAGTATGAATTTGATTACGTAGTCTCTTTATGTGGGGAAGAAGACGAAGTTTGTCCCGTATTTATCAATACCAGAAAGCATATTCATAAAGGATTTCGTGATCCCCAGGCATTCACCGGAGATGATGCCGCTAAAATAAAATATTTTAGAGAAATAATGAATGAAATAAAATTATGGATTGAAAATGAGTTTGAAGTAAAATATTAAATTATTTTGAGGGATTAAATGATTAATGTAGTTATAATAACAGACGGACCCTATGGTGAACGTGCCTATGAAAATATTAAAAAAGAATTTGAAACTGACTTTATAGAACTAGAACCACCACAAGGAATGTTCATTGATGAAATTGAAATCCCCTCCGATTCAATGAATCGTATTTCAAAAGCAGACATTATTATTACTTATGTACTCCATCCTGATTTAACTCTAGAGTTGGTAGAACAGTTACATGATAAAGTAGAGTGGATAATTGTTGGAGCTTGGAGAGGAGAAGGATTTAAAAATCAGTTAACTCGTTTTAGAAATGTCACTGCGCCAGATAATATGTGTGATCTTGAAGAAAATGGAAATGTTATATTTGATGAATTCGTCAGTAAATTCGGCCAACCTATTGTGCGTATAAACTGTCAAGGCGATAAAATAATTGATATTGAAGTTTTAAGATGTTCTCCTTGTGGTGCTACTGCTTTTGTAGCAGAAGAATTAACGGGAGATAGTAAGGAAAACTTACCTATTAAAGCCGGTTTAAAAATTCAGCACTTCCCTTGTAGAGCACCTAAAATGCGATTATTCTCAGATGATGAGTGTAAAAAAGAATTAGCAGCCAATATGCATAAAGATGCATTTGAGAAAGCTCTTAAAAAAGCTGAAAAAAATTAATTATTATTTTTCAAATTATAATTCTTCATTATTATTCATGGACAATTATTTATCCTTGTAATTACAATAATATATTATGGTAGAGAATCAACAAAAAACTCTGACCATTGTACTAACAGAAGGTCCTTATCGTTCACAGTACGCAGATATTGCTTATGAAATAGCAAAAAGTGCTCTAGATAAAAAATACCAGGTTAATTTATTTTTATATATGGATGCTACCCATATACCTAAAAAAGAACAGAACCCCCATTCATTTCCAAATGTAGCTGAGAAATTCAGGACTCTTATAAAAAAAGGCGCAGATATACGGGCCTGCATACGTTGTTCCACCGCCAGAGGACATAGTTGTGCAAAAAAGCCGTACATCAAAGGAGTTAAAATTACCAATGTCTATGATTTGGCGGGGTGGATTCAAGAAAGCCACAAAGTTATCAGTCTGGGGTTTTAATATGGAATCTGCAACAATAATCATCGACCGTGCCCCTTACGGTTATGAAGATGCTTTTAGTGGGCTTTATGTGTGTATTGCTTGTTTAAATAAACATGTAGATTCAGATGTGCTTCTTTTAGGAGACGGAGTTTACGCTGCCTTAGAAGGGCAGGACAGCGAAAACAGAATAAAATTCCCAAGCGTAGAAGAATTAACTTACCTTATTTTTCCTGAAGGCAGCCTATTTGTGCATGAAAAATCTCTAAGAGAAAGGGGATTTGATGAAGAAGATTTAGTAGAAGCCGCAGAAATAATCACTGATAAAGAATTACAGGAAATAATAATCTCCAAGTCTCATAATATTGCTTTTCTCAGGATTTGACCAGGAGGTTTGTAATTGGAGATGCAAGAATTAGAATATGAAGTATTTACTGACGGATCATTGGTAAACAAAGTTTCTATTAAAAATATAAAACCTTGTATTGCCACTGAAGGAAAAGTACGGGTTTTAATGCAGTTAGATGCCAGTTTAGATGCAATATTAAAACACATGGTTAAACGATATCCACCAGGAAAAGTTAATTTTGTTGAAAAAAAGAAAATTTTAACTCTTTCAATTTACCACCGCCTTATAACACTTTATCCATCAGGTAAAGTAACTATGAACAAAACCTTAGATAAAGAAG includes the following:
- a CDS encoding DsrE/DsrF/TusD sulfur relay family protein; the protein is MVENQQKTLTIVLTEGPYRSQYADIAYEIAKSALDKKYQVNLFLYMDATHIPKKEQNPHSFPNVAEKFRTLIKKGADIRACIRCSTARGHSCAKKPYIKGVKITNVYDLAGWIQESHKVISLGF
- a CDS encoding DsrE family protein; amino-acid sequence: MESATIIIDRAPYGYEDAFSGLYVCIACLNKHVDSDVLLLGDGVYAALEGQDSENRIKFPSVEELTYLIFPEGSLFVHEKSLRERGFDEEDLVEAAEIITDKELQEIIISKSHNIAFLRI
- a CDS encoding reductive dehalogenase domain-containing protein; protein product: MKESSRGCECEITDEINLENKRCSCEVEESFEKEEKSVGSECKSTKGTFTSKSTECECKEPSEEDSCGCGNISYPDKSLIKNPTHPQYITDEKFIKKFEDYAKSIGIENIGYSQIDAELLIQDKFIQYTNVIVLTMEMDEKIIKTLPGKEAQKLNNEAYAKLGDLSYVLSDYLRENGFATEVSHPYEGVINFSALAEKAGLGHIGKSGLLITPDLGPRQKISAIFVSIANLPKKGPDHSWIKDYCERCNNCIKACSEKALHETEGCCGNKKVELIKNRCIGCSHGCTFCIEECPFYTKGYVHLKRKFDKINAKLKQKECCSS
- a CDS encoding putative zinc-binding protein, giving the protein MKSEKIALCPCNGMSPYGLVARASCSDSVEESSNLISICITATSADKAGFRSMIKKYPIIAVNGCNHSCVDKILESKGVNVIKSMNVMEPLQENDLEPGGVARLGKSGEECVVEIKKKIKDLVD
- a CDS encoding arsenate reductase ArsC, producing MRSYKNKVLFICENNSCRSQLAESLLREIYGDYYEVYSAGSDPKEINPITIEVLSGIGIDISEKKSKSLNDFKEYEFDYVVSLCGEEDEVCPVFINTRKHIHKGFRDPQAFTGDDAAKIKYFREIMNEIKLWIENEFEVKY
- a CDS encoding ArsR/SmtB family transcription factor, with protein sequence MKTCQSTGEDKPCDDQLKNLKKILEGLPDQEKLENQSNVFKAISDPTRLKILYLLQEGELCVCEINTALEKPQSTISHHLTVLKSSGFIKGRKEGVWIHYKLSNPSIIELIKKVMEVRIVKNEI
- a CDS encoding DUF166 domain-containing protein — protein: MINVVIITDGPYGERAYENIKKEFETDFIELEPPQGMFIDEIEIPSDSMNRISKADIIITYVLHPDLTLELVEQLHDKVEWIIVGAWRGEGFKNQLTRFRNVTAPDNMCDLEENGNVIFDEFVSKFGQPIVRINCQGDKIIDIEVLRCSPCGATAFVAEELTGDSKENLPIKAGLKIQHFPCRAPKMRLFSDDECKKELAANMHKDAFEKALKKAEKN
- the arsM gene encoding arsenite methyltransferase, with the protein product MKGDDIKKHVKDRYSKIAQGKSSSCSCCEGVNSIMDQAQNAGYSLEELKNIPSEAIFGLGCGNPTALAEIKEGEIVLDLGSGGGIDVFLAANKVGSLGKVIGVDMTPEMIETANENAEKGNYENVEFRLGEIENLPISDNSIDLIISNCVINLTPDKSVAYGEVYRVLKPNGRILVSDLVTEGDIPEEIKKNFQAWSSCISGAMEKEEYLDTIKEAGFKDLKIIKQNFFTEAGMDERLIGKITSIQLKATK